A genomic stretch from Flavobacterium humidisoli includes:
- a CDS encoding thioredoxin family protein: MKKIILLLALAFSAFLSHAQNAVTLKAGDAAPDFKLKNVDNKDVSFGTFKDAKGYIVVFTCNTCPYAIGYEQRIIDLDKKFKSQGYPVIAINPNDPEASTADTFAKMQDLAKEKKYSFPYLFDPGQKITDEYGAKRTPHIFIVSKTPKGNVVEYVGAIDNDPEGNNPQKVKYAEDVIASLKSGQKPAITQTKEIGCTVKRKAKA, from the coding sequence ATGAAGAAAATAATCTTATTACTAGCATTAGCATTTTCTGCTTTTCTATCTCATGCACAAAATGCGGTAACACTTAAAGCGGGCGATGCGGCACCAGATTTCAAACTAAAAAATGTTGACAACAAAGACGTTTCTTTTGGAACTTTTAAAGATGCAAAAGGATATATTGTTGTTTTTACTTGCAATACCTGTCCTTATGCAATTGGTTACGAACAGAGAATTATCGATTTAGATAAAAAATTCAAATCGCAAGGATATCCTGTAATAGCTATTAATCCAAATGATCCTGAAGCTTCTACAGCAGATACATTTGCAAAAATGCAGGATTTGGCAAAAGAAAAAAAATATTCTTTCCCTTATTTATTTGATCCAGGACAAAAAATCACTGATGAATATGGTGCAAAACGTACGCCTCACATCTTTATCGTTTCTAAAACGCCAAAAGGAAATGTGGTAGAATATGTTGGAGCAATTGATAATGATCCAGAAGGGAACAATCCGCAGAAAGTAAAATATGCAGAAGATGTAATAGCATCATTAAAAAGCGGTCAAAAACCAGCAATTACACAAACTAAAGAAATTGGCTGTACGGTAAAAAGAAAAGCAAAAGCTTAA
- a CDS encoding TlpA disulfide reductase family protein, with product MKNKLLKISFLLLLLFSIKGYNQNVKLLNINQLNERIKNGKDSTYVVNFWATWCAPCIKELPHFEKLGAEHKSEKLAVLLVSLDFKSKLQSNVVPFVKRKNLKNEVFLLNESDPQEFIDRIDPSWSGSIPATLFIKNDKRKFVESEFTYEQLLTEYKKL from the coding sequence ATGAAAAATAAACTTTTAAAAATTTCCTTTCTTCTGTTGCTGCTTTTTTCAATAAAAGGATACAATCAGAACGTAAAGCTTTTAAATATAAATCAGCTTAATGAGAGAATTAAAAACGGAAAAGACAGTACGTATGTAGTTAATTTTTGGGCCACTTGGTGCGCGCCATGTATAAAAGAATTGCCGCATTTCGAGAAATTAGGAGCAGAACATAAATCAGAAAAGCTAGCTGTTTTATTAGTAAGCTTAGATTTTAAATCAAAATTGCAATCAAATGTAGTTCCGTTTGTGAAAAGGAAAAACTTAAAGAATGAAGTTTTTCTTTTAAACGAAAGTGATCCACAAGAGTTTATTGATAGAATTGATCCAAGCTGGTCCGGAAGTATTCCAGCAACGCTTTTTATTAAAAATGATAAAAGAAAATTTGTTGAAAGCGAATTTACCTACGAACAATTATTAACTGAATATAAAAAACTGTAA
- a CDS encoding Imm19 family immunity protein, whose product MNTQITIEEIKNNTFFWKYYFCWSRGYDEKQEINIDEVLEVVETNETEAYEWERIFFNYEDIEDNPRHVAGRINDNLNFAVEFAEYEINFFLNDFYIGNLGGHFEAWFFTLEELLSFEKYPNLFLLFLPMTGISKDQKVILKSIVIKHLNTIPKFDAHSNYIADCLLNGLIMQSRFEEIEGIGLTNNENHSVRNVTGYPRYLEDVVKLNKILKE is encoded by the coding sequence ATGAATACACAGATTACAATAGAAGAAATTAAAAACAACACCTTTTTCTGGAAGTATTATTTCTGCTGGTCACGTGGTTATGATGAGAAACAAGAAATAAATATTGATGAGGTTCTAGAAGTTGTAGAGACCAACGAAACAGAAGCTTATGAATGGGAAAGGATATTTTTTAATTATGAGGATATAGAAGATAATCCAAGACATGTTGCAGGCAGAATAAATGATAATTTAAATTTTGCGGTTGAGTTTGCCGAATATGAAATCAATTTTTTTCTGAATGATTTTTATATTGGAAATTTAGGAGGACATTTTGAAGCTTGGTTTTTTACATTGGAAGAATTGTTGTCTTTTGAAAAATATCCCAATCTATTTCTCCTTTTTTTGCCAATGACTGGGATTTCTAAAGATCAAAAAGTGATTTTAAAATCCATTGTTATAAAACATTTAAACACAATTCCGAAGTTTGATGCACATTCCAATTATATTGCAGATTGCCTCCTAAACGGATTAATTATGCAATCTCGATTTGAAGAAATAGAAGGAATTGGCTTGACAAATAATGAAAATCATAGTGTAAGAAACGTAACAGGATATCCACGTTATCTGGAAGATGTGGTAAAATTGAACAAGATTCTAAAGGAATAA
- a CDS encoding peptidyl-tRNA hydrolase, with product MKMYILVKQDVPDKLVPVITAHASLACFRKFEQNENMQKWINGIFKKVVCVVSEREFLNAEKEPDHIILTESALDNREVCMAFVPREEYSKMFKFFRMWTPQDNL from the coding sequence ATGAAAATGTACATTTTAGTAAAACAGGACGTTCCAGACAAATTGGTTCCGGTAATAACTGCCCACGCATCTTTGGCCTGTTTTAGAAAATTTGAGCAAAACGAAAATATGCAGAAATGGATAAACGGAATATTTAAAAAAGTCGTCTGCGTAGTTTCTGAAAGAGAATTTTTAAATGCAGAAAAAGAACCCGACCATATTATTTTAACCGAGTCAGCATTAGATAACCGAGAAGTTTGTATGGCATTTGTGCCGCGGGAAGAATACTCTAAAATGTTTAAATTTTTTAGAATGTGGACACCGCAAGATAATTTGTAA
- a CDS encoding DUF6138 family protein codes for MRELNYLVKIEGNEALLERFIEAIDNNTVKIDKAYPNPYILDSGEKFLLSPIIKYFFQTRSFSKEMYISFVEKLRKLTGFDSYRYTLGLQAEELVCNSFERVKKGKYKIFIPKTKEELPKPILTEEQKELLSFICYIAVSHIKYGPSYGTVAANEYFDIVTELGSDEVEKLKKNGTGKLSKELTEYKDKDFTGKANDVFAKINIKLITETEESYAKALNFVNNLLKADFPKSFEIAFSSKNKELLPIKGIPKCGQNYLFAGAVQYPNLQKDVLEYINLAKKEYEWYTNLEDENCAMPSTFAVFALGLQDEKYFDTLIDYYQTVDDEHQSVHAKFTPVFLEKFGVTEKSIKVFINAVLSMQEHPHNKAFISYFANEKSLKLLLDSKENFVSYYFTEEDLKEYSNSGDSPQEMADYCWESIMYTIFGQSKDFAKIARQLSDEQKIVFERLF; via the coding sequence ATGAGAGAATTAAATTATTTAGTAAAAATAGAAGGAAACGAAGCGCTTTTAGAAAGATTTATTGAAGCGATTGATAATAATACAGTTAAAATTGATAAAGCATATCCAAACCCATATATATTAGATTCAGGAGAAAAATTTCTATTATCACCCATAATTAAATATTTTTTCCAGACCAGATCTTTCTCAAAAGAGATGTATATTTCATTTGTTGAAAAATTGAGAAAACTTACTGGATTTGATAGCTACCGATATACATTAGGATTGCAAGCGGAAGAGTTGGTTTGTAATAGTTTTGAAAGAGTAAAAAAAGGCAAATACAAGATTTTTATACCAAAAACAAAAGAAGAATTACCGAAGCCAATATTGACAGAAGAACAAAAAGAGCTTTTAAGTTTCATCTGTTATATTGCTGTTTCTCATATTAAATATGGTCCAAGTTATGGTACAGTTGCAGCAAATGAGTATTTTGATATTGTAACGGAATTGGGTTCTGATGAAGTGGAAAAACTTAAGAAAAACGGAACAGGGAAGCTTTCAAAAGAGCTTACAGAATATAAGGACAAAGATTTTACAGGTAAAGCAAATGATGTTTTTGCTAAAATAAATATTAAGCTGATTACAGAAACTGAAGAAAGTTATGCAAAAGCATTAAACTTTGTGAATAACCTTCTAAAAGCTGATTTCCCTAAAAGTTTCGAAATCGCATTTTCATCTAAAAACAAAGAGTTGCTTCCAATAAAAGGAATTCCAAAATGCGGACAAAACTATCTTTTTGCTGGAGCTGTTCAATATCCAAACCTTCAAAAGGACGTTTTAGAATATATTAATCTGGCTAAAAAAGAATACGAATGGTACACCAATCTTGAAGATGAAAATTGCGCTATGCCTTCAACTTTTGCTGTTTTCGCTTTAGGATTACAAGACGAAAAATATTTTGACACACTGATTGATTATTATCAAACGGTCGATGACGAACATCAGTCTGTTCATGCCAAATTTACACCCGTATTTTTAGAGAAATTCGGCGTAACCGAAAAATCTATAAAAGTCTTTATCAATGCTGTTTTATCCATGCAGGAACATCCGCACAATAAGGCTTTCATTTCTTACTTTGCAAATGAAAAGAGCTTGAAATTATTGTTGGATAGCAAGGAAAATTTCGTTTCGTATTATTTCACAGAAGAGGATTTAAAAGAGTATTCAAATAGTGGAGATAGTCCGCAGGAAATGGCAGATTATTGTTGGGAAAGTATTATGTATACGATTTTTGGACAAAGTAAAGATTTTGCTAAAATTGCCAGACAATTATCAGACGAACAAAAAATAGTATTTGAAAGGTTGTTCTAA
- a CDS encoding SMI1/KNR4 family protein, translating into MWFNKFNFFDKQSGLTEPFPKDFFTKSYSESELEALNNIRKLYPEGLAPNIVSIPKQLRLPEEYIELLKHSNGGGILNGEREFGYFSFDGIREMYIAYGFPFWAPAFLPVAFNGGGKFYAYDLREEGKFPVIVVSSGNIGYEEDCWAFLGNTMEDVLSNTTNIEDELD; encoded by the coding sequence ATGTGGTTTAATAAGTTTAATTTTTTCGATAAGCAATCAGGGTTAACAGAACCATTTCCAAAAGATTTCTTTACAAAATCGTATTCAGAAAGTGAATTAGAAGCATTAAATAATATCAGAAAATTATATCCCGAAGGTCTTGCGCCGAATATTGTTTCTATTCCAAAACAGCTTAGACTTCCCGAAGAATACATAGAACTTTTGAAACATTCTAACGGAGGCGGTATTTTGAACGGCGAGCGAGAGTTTGGTTATTTTTCGTTTGACGGCATTAGAGAAATGTACATTGCTTATGGTTTTCCGTTTTGGGCACCAGCATTTCTTCCTGTAGCATTTAATGGCGGAGGAAAGTTTTATGCTTATGACTTAAGAGAAGAAGGTAAATTTCCTGTAATTGTTGTTTCCTCAGGAAATATCGGTTACGAAGAGGATTGCTGGGCATTCTTAGGAAATACAATGGAAGATGTTTTAAGCAATACCACCAATATTGAAGATGAACTTGATTAA
- a CDS encoding SMI1/KNR4 family protein yields the protein MNYIQKIKRLYNLSENENYGFSENQILDLEKTLNIKLPSKLREYYLELGKEENLNYSHNRLLKPENEIGFSDDDYLVIYEENQNVAFWGIKKEDLKEDNPPVYGNYDTIEKSDWEIETQTTDNFFLFMAVFSGTLGGLQYNGNYMGEIEPEIVKFVEDNWKLVPEISRENQKVYTDEFYDVISLSFDQNNKCLAAFIGSSDQERFDNILDGIDIDWSYLSYDDEEYDEDDED from the coding sequence ATGAATTACATTCAAAAAATTAAGCGCCTCTACAATTTATCTGAAAATGAAAACTACGGATTTTCAGAAAATCAAATCCTCGATCTTGAGAAAACATTAAATATTAAACTTCCTTCAAAACTCAGAGAATATTATCTGGAATTAGGGAAAGAAGAAAATCTTAATTATTCGCACAATAGACTTTTGAAACCTGAAAATGAAATCGGATTTTCGGATGATGATTATCTGGTTATATATGAAGAAAATCAAAATGTTGCTTTTTGGGGAATCAAAAAAGAGGATTTAAAAGAAGACAATCCGCCAGTTTATGGCAATTACGATACAATAGAAAAATCGGATTGGGAAATCGAAACCCAAACCACAGACAACTTCTTCCTGTTTATGGCGGTTTTTAGCGGCACTTTGGGCGGACTGCAATATAACGGAAATTATATGGGAGAAATTGAACCCGAAATCGTAAAATTTGTTGAAGACAATTGGAAATTAGTTCCAGAAATAAGCAGAGAAAATCAGAAAGTTTACACCGATGAGTTTTATGATGTAATAAGCCTTTCTTTCGATCAAAATAACAAATGTCTGGCAGCGTTTATTGGTTCAAGCGATCAAGAACGTTTTGATAATATTTTGGATGGAATAGATATCGATTGGTCTTATCTTTCTTATGATGACGAAGAATATGACGAGGATGATGAAGATTAA